The following DNA comes from Caretta caretta isolate rCarCar2 chromosome 25, rCarCar1.hap1, whole genome shotgun sequence.
ggattttaaaaagtgtaatttCAACAACATAAGGTACCCACACCATAGATGAAGTAATATTCTTCCAAGGTGGCTTGAATTAAAGCCCGAATCCTGCAGTTGGATTTTGATGGGTGCAAAGTTCTGCCCCTGTGGCTCCTATTGCAGGATTGCAACCTGCATTTTCTGCGTTTTACCATGCCTGGGTCTCTCAGATTGTGCCACCTGAGGCTGCCTCTATTCAGTACGAAAGAGCCGGTGGCGCTTTTTACAGGGTCATGAGTTTGCCCTGTGTCCTAACTTTGAaaatttcccttttctctgcttaCCTCCTTAGCCCCATTTGTGCAGGCTAGCTATTTGGTTCCCTCCACTCTAGAGATGGCTGCGTGTTAGTGGTGAGTGACGTAATTCCTGTATGTAAACTGAAATGCAagtttgggatgaaaggtgctctaTCGCATGCTCTAACTATTTATTTACATAGGCAAATATCATTTGTCTTGCTCCTTTCCACAGCTAGCGAGCTCAGGAACATGATTCTCTGGACACTGGTTTTTGCTGTTTAAATGCTGATATAACAGTTAAAGTAACTATTTGAAGGACCCCAGCAAACTCATTTTTCAGAGTTCCTGGCAGGGGACATTCTCCAGGGAGACAAGATGAATATCAAAGCAGTCAAAGTTCTGTGTCTGCTGGGGGTCTTTTTCCTCATGCTGCTCGGTTCCCTCCTGCCTGTCAAGATAATAGAAGCAGATTATGAGAAAGCTCATCGCTCCAGAAAGGTCATTGCCCTCTGCAATTCCTTCGGAGGAGGGGTCTTCCTGGCCACCTGCTTCAACGCCTTGCTCCCCGCCGTACGAGAAAAGGTAGCTGTGGGCAAACtcgttggggttttgttttgcagCTGTAATGACTCCAGATAGTCCCTTCTGTTCTGATGCGGGGATTTGGGAGTGTCCTCTGCTTTGAGATGATACTGCTTTGAAGATGTTGTCCGATATGATAATAGTGCCACAGGCCAGGGCTTCCCAGCATGTTCAGGAAGCTACCACTTTATCAGACCAAACCCTCTGCTCTGCAAGCTGGTGCCACATAGGGGCTTCTCCTAATCCCAGTGCTACAAGGGCACAAGCCTGGGCTGCCCTTAACCCCAGACTCATCATTTTGAGACTAGGCAGTGCCAGCTTCATTGCATATTAAAGTGTACACCATTAAACAGAAGCCATGGGAACCCCAGGAAGAGGCTGATCCTTAAAGCAAGGTGGAGGATCCTAGAGACCCAGTAACACAAGCCTGATGTACCCTGGCGGATGCCCGTGGTTGGGTACCTGCTGTGGTTCCAGTCTTTACATTGAAAACGTTTAAAGCTTAGGGAGAAGTCCCCCATATTATTTTGAATGGTGAAAGATGCAGCCAGTTTCACTGCAGATTCCTTTCCCTTTGTTCCAGCTTCAAGAAGTTCTCAAGCTTGGGAAGGTGACCGCAGACTACCCCCTGGCCGAGACCATCATGCTGGTGGGCTTCTTTATGACTGTCTTTGTGGAGCAGCTCATCCTGACCTTTCGGAAGGAGAAGCCTTCCTTCATCGACCTGGAGACCTTCAACGCCGGCTCAGATGTCGGGAGTGACTCAGAATATGAGAGCCCCTTCATAGCATCTTCCAGAGGGCGCACGCTTTACCAAGAACATGGCCACCACTCCCACAGCCATGGCTTGAACGTCCAGGAGCTTTCCCAATCCAGCCCCTTGCGGCTCTTCAGCCTGGTGTTTGCCTTGTCTGCCCACTCCATCTTTGAGGGCCTGGCCCTGGGCCTACAGGAGGAAGGAAACAAAGTCATGAGTCTGTTCCTGGGCGTGGCCATCCATGAGACACTGGTGGCTGTGGCGCTGGGCATCAGCATGGCCAAGATCTCATTAACATTGAAGGACGCTGCCAAGCTAGCACTTACCGTGAGTTTGATGATTCCTTTGGGTATTGGGATCGGCATGGGCATTGAGAGCGCCCAGAACTTGGCCAGCAGTGTGGCTTCTGTGCTCTTACAGGGCATTGCTGCTGGAACTTTCTTGTTTGTCACCTTCTTTGAGATCCTGGCAAAGGAACTGGAAGATAAGAATGATCGCTTGCTGAAGGTCCTCTTCCTGGTCTTGGGCTACACGACCTTGGCGTTGCTTGTCTTTTTCAAGTGGTGAAGGCTGGACTGACGGACAGTAAACCCCGATTCCTCCCTGTTGTAAATGGTGCCGAGAACAAGACCCCTTTCCAGCCAAGTAGGGACACTAAGGAACATCACAGTCTGGGGGGTGTTTACGCATCGACCTGGCAAAAGGGGTGCACAGAAAATAAGATTGGGGAGTGTCCAGAAAGAGGTTTCATGTGGCATTGGAACGATGGGTTGTGGCGTTGGTGTGGAGATTGCTGGAGGTCATGGTGAAGTAACTGGTTGTAACATTACCTCCGAAGGGACCTTGTCTGCTGTGCATTCTGCTGTTTGTCTAGAGATCCCACCCCACAGCACAGGGTAACCTGACTTTATATTCTGTCGCTCCTGCCTTCAGTCTCTGGGCTCCAAGGAGGTGAAAAGTAACGGAGAAATCAAACTGAAAGCAGGCTGGGGTAATGGATCGCAAAACAGCACTAAGCTGCTTGTGCCAGTTTAGTTTTGAGAAGAAACCTGGTTGGTGTTAATAACTGCCAAAAATATCAACTGTTCTGGGATACAACAAATGTCTTTTAGGTGAGATTTGAGCCAGGATCCTCTGCTGGCAGAAATTCTGTTAAGCCACAAAAGGTCCATTGGGTTGGTATTGTTCCTGAGAGATTAATCAAAGCAACAGGCCAGAGTCCTTTTTACCCCCATGTGTCGTGTTCCATCACTGTTGTCTGGCTCTTCATTGCACAGTCACCGATGTGAATCTCTAGGAGTTTGGGTAACGATCACTTTGAAAAACTTAGCATTAAAATCCAAAATCCTTTCCAGAGCATCCAGGGAGCTCTGGCCTCATGGTCTTGAGTTTGTAACAAACTGATGTTTGCAATTTCCAGAACACAGAATTAGGGCATTCCAACTGTCTGAGGTGGATTTTGGTTTGTGGGGGACTCACCCTTGGATGGATCCAAAATGACTCTCCCAAAGCCATGTCTTCTTTGTGCTAACATGTTTGCTTCTCTCTTATACTGGCACATCTGTCCCGTATGGTGACTGACGAGGACCAACTGATGGTGTCTGGCAACCAATATTTTAATTGCTACAGAACACCAAAGTTAATTAATCTTacttggaagaaatggggaggAGCTAATTATAGGCCTCAGGTGACCCCAGTTAGCAAGGGCCAGTTAAAATACAGTTTGGCGTGATGTGCCAATTTGGTTCCCAAATACAGAATTGCTGGCAGGTGGCATTGTAAACATTCTCTCTCTCGTAGCTAGCCACCGCATGGAGGTTTGCCTCCAGCGCAGCAGTCACAACCTACCCTGCTGCTTCTATCGCTCGCCCTTCATTCTGGCCTCTTCAGGGCTTTGATGGCAAGACAGGCATAGTGTCCATAATGACTTGGAGATTTCTGCATGTAAAAACATTCAATCAGATATTAAAACTACACAACAGCTGTAGAACACGAGTGGCGAGGGAGTATACTTGGGGGTCTTTGATGCTGTGAGATAGGATAGATTGTATTCTTTCCTGCTCTCCCACACCACCTTAGTATCAGGGAATCTATCAGTTTGGTTTGGATcttgaatcatagactatcagggttggaagggacctcaggaggtcatctagtccccaaagcaggaccaatccccaatttttgccccagatccctaaatggccccctgaaggattgaactcacaaccatgggtttagcaggccaatgctcagaccactgagctatccctccccccaaatcgtCCTCACTGCTGGAGTGACTGAGACCGGGGGGATGAGTCTAGAAGTTCTGAGTTCaattctggctctgccatagaaGCCCTGAGTGACCTTGGCTAGGTCTTTCCCCCTCTGTGAAAAGGGGCTGATGATATTTATCCTGCCTCCTGGGAGTGTTGTGAGAATTAGCCAGTTCATGTCCTGGCTGTGGAAGTGCTGAGTATTATCACTAGAAAGGGGGTGCGCGTGCGGTGACAATGGACCCCAACATGTTTGATGTGGGCTTTAATGTGCAACTAGGTAGGCCACGGGCAGTTCACAGGGGATTGGTTTTATGTTGTTCATTTTGTAAATCAAAGGTGGGATGGGTATTGCTGCTGATTAATTGCTGCTTTTCTAAAGCTGGTCTGTGTCTGGCTGCAGACCCTTTTGTCCTGCATTGGCTCCATCCTGCAGGTAGGTGGCCAGAAGATTTGAGCACCTCCAAGACAGTGGAAGTGGGCGGTGTCTGAGTGCCCGGGTTTTCACTTGCCCATTTGTTCAAGAGCATTTTGTTTTCCTCCACTTCCACATTCAGGATCCTCCCCCATCCTCAAACCCTTCAGCTGGCCAGGCAGGGCTGATATTGCCACTGGATCTCAATGTGTGAGCGGCAGTCTCTATCAGACTGTCACATGTACATGCCTGTCATTTCTCTAATGCTCTGACTTTGACTGGGGCGGTGTATTTTGGGGTGACATGAACTGGAGAAGCGAGGTGCAGAAGAGTTGGATCTCCCTTCTGTCATCAGCTCTTTCCTGTAAGAGGAGCCAAAATCCCAAGGTGGTATCCAGATTTGCATCTCTCCtgtggcaaaccacagccactggtaATGGCTGCCTCTTTACTGGAGCTCCCATGCGCCTCTGCCAGTGCTTGTAGGACACCCTGGTATTTGCTGAATGCTAATCAGAGCAAGGTAGGAGATGGAGTGCCTCCCTGTAAGTGATCCACAGCCTAAAGGATGCTCTCAAGCTAAATCAATAGCCAAGGCTTATCCCAACAAAGCTCCAGTGACTTGCAGGAACGTGCCTACCCCAGTCCAAACCAGGAATAGATTTCCTGGCCCAGAAAGATGCACTTGCTCAGTGGTACTTCTGAGTTAAGGGCCCTTCTCTGCAGAGTTTGTCCGAAGGAAGGAGCGAGAGTCCAGGTTTCCTTATCTGGGAAGTTAGCAGCATCTTCTGTCAGCATCCTTTCCCCACCCTGCTACTGCTGAGTGGGTGCCTGGCTCAGGCCTGCAGGAAGCCTCTTCAGGAGTGCAGGCCAAATTGCTTACTCTCTGCTGGGACACACAGGAAAGCTGCCCCATGGCTCTGGGGCAGCCAGTCAGTGCTGCAGGTTTCTTTCCATGGAACGTGGCTttgatttcattttgacattctcATAACAAGATCACAGGACAGATTGCTGGTCTTTATGGACAGGGAGCTGCAAGGTCCAGCCCAGGCGCTGCACCATGCTGAAATCCTCCCAGTCACATCAGATGGTAGAAGGGCCTTTGCAGCCGTTTACATTGACCGAGTTAAACTGGCGTAGGTGAGGGGTCATTCAGCTCCTCTAACTGAATGTCAAGTGCATAAATACCATGTAAAGGAAGGGCTCCTCCTTTCCAGCATGTGGTGAGTGATGTAGACCTGCACATGGATCACATCCAGCCCCCTGGGATGATGTTTGGTCTGCCGAGGTTTGAACATGTTCGAGCTACCGCTCAGCCTGCAGATTCTTGTATCAAGAATGTCTATACTGCCACATCTAGCCCCGCAAGCCAGAGTCAATTGACCCATGCTCGGTGCCTTGgccctgcaggtttttctttgcagtgtagacataccccatgaCACAAAAAGAGACAATGGCCAAACTTAAAACTAGTCCTTGTAACAAGGAGAAATAACTGGCTTTAGTGCAGTTGCCTTCCCAACCCAGACTAGAAAGAATGGTGAAAGCTCAAGGAACTCGAGTGGCTATGAAAATGGCACTCCCACTTTGAGCGACCTTTTTCGTCTCTCTCGTAAACGCTGGGTTTCTCCAAAGGGGCGTCCATTCGGGGCTAGTGCTAtggttagagagagagaaacatcccCTTGGCAGGGCAGAAGGTGTGTCCTCCAATCAGATATCCCATTTTCACCTTCTATTAAAGGCCAAGTGACCTGTACCACTTTGGTGTAGATTTCAGTTTCAAaatagcttattttacaagcGTAGGTCCCGATTCTGCAGTCGGATCTACACAGAGGGACCCTGCACTAGCACAAGTCTGATCAGAAAATCAGCCATGACGAAGGGAGAAACAATTGAGTacgctgatttttttaaaagaactctgTGGTGTCCCAGGGGCATCTGCTCAGGATGGGCAAATCTGAGTGTACCCCAAGCTATTAGCAAAGGGCTAAAGGCATTTTCAGATTGTTTGGACACCACACACCCCCCAGTAGCGAGAGTGGACTGATACAGCTTAAAATACTCCTGTGGGGGTTGCTCATGTGCAAGAGATTGTGCTCACAGAAGAGGAAAGTGTACCCCTCAAGGGAACTGAAAGTCCCCCTGGTATGGACTGAGGTTTGGCACAGGAGGCAGTCCCAACCCTCAACACATCGTCCTAGCAGGATTGATTGTACTTGTTAATATTCCTGCAGAAGGACCCCTTAGAGCCAGGCCTGGGGCAAGTGCTGGTCATTCATCATTCTTGGGTTCCAGAGTTCCAGCTGGGCTGATGGAAGGGGCAAGCCCTTTGCAATCAAGGCAGGTTTCTGTTTTGATAGACTTTGGGATTTAACACCTTAAGAGCCACAAACTTGGCACATTTTGCAGATGGATCAGGGACTGTCTCAGGTCAGACCTTTTCCTGTTAATCTGCTGTGCTCCAGAATGATCCACCCATGTGTGTGATGAGAATATTTATTTAACTGCGCGGGCAACTTGCGGTTATTATTTGTacagttgttgttttgtttagaaaCGCAGAAAGCTGACAACTGCTCCCAATAAACACTATGTTCTTTTCTTGATTTGTTTCATTCACTTGTTTAGTTCTTAATGTTTCTGGGCTGCTCTGCCTGTGACACCATGGCCCAGTCTGCTTCTCCGGATGCTTCCCCATGACATACACATGGTGTGCATTTAGCTTGTGGGTAAGGGGCCTCGATACAGCCAGAGCCTTCCATGCCATGATCCAGTTCCAGATTTACACCCTGGGCCTGGCTAACTGTAAAAGCCATTTGGGTCAGTTCAGACCTGATTTCTGTGGAGTTGTCTGCTTATTTCCAGTAGGAATTTGGCTTATGGGGGCCAACTGCTCGTTGTCTTGCACAGGCATTTATACCTATGCTCTGTGGGTGCATAAGGCCCCCATTCTCATCTGGGGGGTTGGTTTTGCAGGTCTGCACTGGCATGACTGTCCCAGGCACAGGGCAGGAGGAATTGACTCACAAAGTCTAGTTGAGTAAACCGAAAAGCAGCTAGGACTGTTGCAGACAGGTTGTTACGTATTTGTGTTCTGGTAGTGCCTAGCGAACCTAGTCatgctgtgctaggtgctgtacagacacaaagCAAAAGACGGGCTCTGTCCCAAAGTGCTGACAGCCCAAGTATAGTTGTTGGGAAATATTCGCCCACTAGATCAGGAGTGGGAGCAAACCTCATCATCTCTACGCTTGATCTCAGCCACCAGGCCAATGGAGATACCCCGTGgaatctctgacatgcttcaCCCAGTGGGGTTCACCAAAGACAATACAGCCCGCAGGAGTCCTTCCGGCTGGAACCTTGGAGTGAAAAGAATGAGAGGAGGAAGAGCCCAGTATCCGTTAAAACGATGGAGGAgccttgatttctttttttaatgagtaaCGGTTCAGCTCCTTCCACGTCAAGGGGCCAAGGAATTGTTCCGTACATGCTGCAGCTGGGCAGTGAAGGGGTGGGTTTATTATGCAACTAGGAAAGCCCTGTCTTGGCCCTGAATCATTGGTAGAGGAAGAGTCTGTCTCCCCCAGGGGGTCACTGCCTAACATCTCTTGTAATCAGGGTGGGAAGCATCGTGTTCGCAGCAGGATCCTGTCACTTGCATCTCCAGGGAGGAGTCTCCCGAGAATGCGGGGACCCCTCCCTGCTGGCTCTGTGCTGTTACTCGCTTGTGTTTCTCAATGGGAGTCGTGCTGACAGCTGCGTGGGAGCCGCACTCATTCAGCGACGGCCAGGCTCCTCCGCTGGCAGCTATTAATAGCAGCTGCAGATTTTAATTGCTGTTGTGCCAGCATTCACATGAGTCATCCCACCTCCGGCTCCCACACAGGGATTCGCAGAGAGGCGCTGAGCGGCCTGGCAATCCCAGTCCACCGGGATCAGAACTGTGGGCCCTCAGCAGAACAAGACCTGCCTTTGCACTCTCCTTCTAGTTCTTTCTCGGTTCTTTCCCTGCTTCATTCATGAAGAGAGACTAGAGCCTCCTCCAGCCGGATTGATCTCAGGGCCATTTTAAAGTCTTTCTGAGTtttgaacagatttttaaaaaatggagactGGAAAATCCTTTCCGAGGCAAAGAAGGTGCGGGAGGCTGGGGGCAGCTTGCTGCACAGCTGGGCCAGCTTAGGGGTGGCCAATCTTCCAGGCTGCTGAGCTGGCTCCTTTCGGCAGCACTAACCCTTGTCCCTGAAGCTGAATGCAAATGAGGGGCAGACGGTTTCACTTAGATGACCTTGTTCAGATTGAAAGCTTTTGGGGCCagctttgtcctgtgtttgtacagtgcctagcacagtgggctcCTAGTCCATGACTCATAATTAATAATCCCCTTGCTTTCTCGGATGGGTCTGCCAGCAAGGTTACGTCTTTAGTACTCCTATCCAGTGAGAGGATGAAGGCCACCCAGTAATTTGTATGATGATAACAGTGTCTATTAACCTCCCACCTAGGATGGGTTTGAAGCAGGGCCCAAGAGGCAAGATATTGCACTGGGTAGCCTGGGCCAAGAGATCTCAAGGAG
Coding sequences within:
- the SLC39A3 gene encoding zinc transporter ZIP3 yields the protein MNIKAVKVLCLLGVFFLMLLGSLLPVKIIEADYEKAHRSRKVIALCNSFGGGVFLATCFNALLPAVREKLQEVLKLGKVTADYPLAETIMLVGFFMTVFVEQLILTFRKEKPSFIDLETFNAGSDVGSDSEYESPFIASSRGRTLYQEHGHHSHSHGLNVQELSQSSPLRLFSLVFALSAHSIFEGLALGLQEEGNKVMSLFLGVAIHETLVAVALGISMAKISLTLKDAAKLALTVSLMIPLGIGIGMGIESAQNLASSVASVLLQGIAAGTFLFVTFFEILAKELEDKNDRLLKVLFLVLGYTTLALLVFFKW